A genomic stretch from Lathyrus oleraceus cultivar Zhongwan6 chromosome 2, CAAS_Psat_ZW6_1.0, whole genome shotgun sequence includes:
- the LOC127118775 gene encoding uncharacterized protein LOC127118775 → MRTGLKNNIAYSFFDPEIGVLKDMIALITPDHVGMFRESYGGILKMVFRLTDCDRSAIHTLLQFYDPGLRCFVFPDYLLGPLMEDYVSILGIQIRDQIPFHVTRAEPDVLGISRALYLSPEMVKEGLKEKGKLPGFHLNFLEANAKEHAAVGNWKTGCALIAVSIYGIVLFPNQKNFVDHNAIRLFMQRNPIPTLIGDVYYSVHSRNEKRRGGLVRCCSQLLFRWFMGYLPSRGAFVQIDPSVKWSFRLMGLRADDIAWTHNGLAGQDFICSCGSLPNVPLVGVQGCINYNPMLLRRQMGFAIEGPPLGREIQESFYFPIDGNQTKLRQVLDEWRDIQRRGKVPYGKVNCRYFPLFEDWLRKRIESTFLPFPGGDSVCPRIEGPSSSVSMDEFLEMKRERDQLLAEKTELEMSVARVQRANQELKAKMEDQDKRHALETKRFEMDTAYYGNLKVAT, encoded by the coding sequence gatatgatagcattgattactcctgaccatgtgggaatgtttagagagtcatacggcggtattctgaagatggttttcagactcactgactgcgacaggagcgccatccacactcttcttcagttctatgaccctgggttgaggtgtttcgtttttccagactatctgttgggacctctgatggaggattatgtcagcatcctgggtattcagatccgtgatcagattcctttccatgtcaCTAGGGCGGAGCCGgatgtccttgggatttcacgtgctctttatttgagtccggaaatggtcaaggaaggtttgaaggagaagggaaagttacctggatttcatttgaatttcttggaggctaatgccaaggaacatgctgctgtgggtaactggaagacgggctgtgctctgattgctgtgagcatttatgggattgtgttgtttcctaaccagaagaattttgtggaccataatgctatcagattgtttatgcagagaaaccctattcctaccctgattggagatgtctactactcagtgcatagcaggaatgagaagaggcggGGTGGTCTGGTTAGATGCTGCTCTCAGTTGCTCTTTagatggttcatggggtatttgccttcccgaggtgcttttgttCAGATTGACCCtagtgtcaagtggtccttccgattgatgggtctgcgggctgatgacattgcttggactcataatggtttagCTGGTCAGGACTTCATATGTagttgtgggagtttacctaatgtgcctttggtgggagttcagggttgcattaattacaacccgatgcttctccggagacagatggggtttgctatagaaggtcctcctctcgggcgagagattcaggagtccttctatttcccgattgatggtaaccagaccaagctgaggcaggtattggacgaatggcgagatatccagaggaggggtaaggttccttatggcaaagtcaactgccggtattttccactatttgaggattggttgcggaagaggattgagtcTACATTTCTACCGTTCCCTGGAGGTGACTCAGTGTGTCCtaggattgagggtccaagttcttctgtcagcatggatGAGTTCTTAGAGATGAAGCGGGAACGAGATCAGCTACTTGCAGAGAagacggaattggagatgagtgttgctcgggttcagagaGCTAATCAGGAGCTCAAAGCgaagatggaagatcaggataagcgGCATGCTTTGGAGACCAAGCGatttgagatggatacagcctatTATGGGAACCTAAAGGTGGCAACCTAA